A region of Geobacillus sp. 46C-IIa DNA encodes the following proteins:
- the csrA gene encoding carbon storage regulator CsrA has translation MLVLTRKINEAIQIGDDIEITVLAIQGDQVKLGINAPKHIDIHRKEVYLAIQAENSAASEAPEASLAALTAKLKQWKQP, from the coding sequence ATGCTTGTCCTGACGCGCAAAATCAACGAAGCGATCCAAATCGGCGATGACATCGAAATCACCGTCCTCGCCATCCAAGGCGATCAAGTAAAGCTTGGCATCAACGCGCCCAAGCACATCGATATCCACCGCAAAGAAGTGTACCTCGCCATCCAAGCGGAAAACAGCGCCGCCTCCGAAGCGCCCGAAGCGTCGCTCGCCGCACTGACCGCCAAGCTGAAGCAGTGGAAACAGCCATAA